The Nitrospira sp. nucleotide sequence ACATCCACCCCGACTTCTATCACGGTGGTGGCAACAAGCAGGTGCAGTTTCCCGGCCTTGAAGTCGGCCATCACCGTTTCTTTCTCAGCCGATTTCATGCGCCCATGCAACAGCCCGACCTTGAACTCAGCGAACTCGCCGTTCTGCAACAACTCGGCTCCTTGGATGGCCGCCTGCAAATCAGTCTTCTCTGACTCCTCAACCAACGGATAGACCACATAGGCCTGCCGCTTGTTCCGCAATTCATCTTTGAGAATCTGATAGGCCCGCCGTCGCTGAGCCTCGCCGAAGAGGAACGTTCGCACCGGCCGGCGGCCGGGCGGCAACATGTTGATGACGGAGACATCCAAATCGCCATACACCGTCATCGCCAGCGTGCGCGGAATCGGCGTCGCCGTGAGCACGAGCACATCCGGCTTATACCCTTTATCGATCAGATTCTTTCGCTGCATCACACCGAACTTGTGCTGCTCATCCACGACCGCCAGCCCGAGGTTCTTGAAGGCCACGCCCTTTTGAATCAAGGCATGGGTCCCGATCGCCACCTGCACCTCCCCGGATGCCAACTGCACCGCTTGTGCTTTCTTCACCGCCGCCTTATCGCTCCCGCGCAGCAACACCACGCTCAACCCCAGCGCCTCCAACGTACCTTTGAGATTGCGATAGTGCTGCTCGGCCAGAATTTCCGTCGGGGCCATGAGCGCGGCCTGATATCCGGATCCGCAGGCCATGACGATGGCATGGAGCCCCACCACGGTCTTCCCCGACCCGACATCGCCCTGCACCAGGCGGTTCATCGGTTTGGACGAGATCATATCCCGATAGATCTCGCGAATGACCTGATCCTGCGCGGCCGTCAAGCGGAACGGCAACAAGCGGCTCAACTTATCGACGATCGGCGCCCGCGGATTGAACTTCAACCCCTTCGGCTGCTCCTGCACTGACCGTTGCCTGGTGGCCAAGGCCATCTGCAATAGAAACAATTCTTCGAACGCGAGACGGCGATGTGCTGGCGTCTTGCCCTGCTCCAACAGTCGGGCATCTGCCTCCGTTTTAGGGAAGTGCACATCTTGAATGGCCTCTTGAATCGGAATCAGACGTTGGCGGGCCCGCAGAGTCACCGGCAGATGATCGCGCAACTCTCTGGCATATTCATCCAGCAATCCCTTCACCAGCACACGCGATTGCCGGGAGGTCCAGCCCTTCGTCTCATGGTAAATCGGCACAATGCGGCCTACATGCAGCGCCGACTCCGCCGCCTCGCCCACCACTTCATACTGCGCCACGTCCATGCGCGGGACCATCCATCCCTGTTTTCCAGAGATGATGCGACCGCTCATCATGACGACTTTCCCGACCGCCAGGACGTCTTCAAGATAGGCCTGATTGAAGAACACCACCTGCATCTTCCCGGTCTCATCCTCGACACCGACCTCCAGCACAGACAAGCGCCGATTCCTCGTACGCTTCGCTTCGCATTTCGCGATGGTGCCGCAAATCGACGTGACCATACCCGGCACCAGGTTGCCGATGGGTGTCATGACGGATCGATCTTCGTAGCGCCAGGGGATCGTCCACAAGGCATCCTCCACCGTCGCCACCCCGAGCCGTTGCAGCAAGGCCATCCGCTTCGGCCCCACCCCTTTCACAAATTGGACTGGAAGATTCCAGATGTCCCCTCGCGTCGATCCCGCGGACGACGCCGCGTCGTCGATCTGGCCTTCACGGGCAGCTATCGCCTCAGGCGCCGATTCGCGAAGCCGCCCGAGAATAGCGCAGGCCGCTTGCAACCGCCGCTGTTGTTCGTCGATCGGGAGAGCCTGCTGGAAATCGATGAAGAGTTCACGGAGCGAACGCAGACG carries:
- the recG gene encoding ATP-dependent DNA helicase RecG — encoded protein: MLRSRPVMEPPAESSLPATFHEWLDRLARPIEFATKDDCAHAGAVKNLSSFVSSQVQSALAQEWIPPVIESRLRSLRELFIDFQQALPIDEQQRRLQAACAILGRLRESAPEAIAAREGQIDDAASSAGSTRGDIWNLPVQFVKGVGPKRMALLQRLGVATVEDALWTIPWRYEDRSVMTPIGNLVPGMVTSICGTIAKCEAKRTRNRRLSVLEVGVEDETGKMQVVFFNQAYLEDVLAVGKVVMMSGRIISGKQGWMVPRMDVAQYEVVGEAAESALHVGRIVPIYHETKGWTSRQSRVLVKGLLDEYARELRDHLPVTLRARQRLIPIQEAIQDVHFPKTEADARLLEQGKTPAHRRLAFEELFLLQMALATRQRSVQEQPKGLKFNPRAPIVDKLSRLLPFRLTAAQDQVIREIYRDMISSKPMNRLVQGDVGSGKTVVGLHAIVMACGSGYQAALMAPTEILAEQHYRNLKGTLEALGLSVVLLRGSDKAAVKKAQAVQLASGEVQVAIGTHALIQKGVAFKNLGLAVVDEQHKFGVMQRKNLIDKGYKPDVLVLTATPIPRTLAMTVYGDLDVSVINMLPPGRRPVRTFLFGEAQRRRAYQILKDELRNKRQAYVVYPLVEESEKTDLQAAIQGAELLQNGEFAEFKVGLLHGRMKSAEKETVMADFKAGKLHLLVATTVIEVGVDVPNATIMMIEHAERFGLAQLHQLRGRVGRGAEQSYCLLMAAGLGRNRPTLGLHPLGGDEPVSNARERLDALVQSNDGFVIAEEDLRIRGPGEFFGFRQWGMPEFRVANIVRDGDLLQQARLEAFSLLKQDPQLSAPGHQGLKEAMLRKWEQKLELGSIS